Proteins from a genomic interval of Crassostrea angulata isolate pt1a10 chromosome 7, ASM2561291v2, whole genome shotgun sequence:
- the LOC128192241 gene encoding CCR4-NOT transcription complex subunit 7-like: MPSVAQTEYGIKDVWNSNLEEEFKKIRHVIQRYRFVAMDTEFPGVVARPIGEFRSTADYQYQLLRCNVDLLKIIQVGLTFMDENGQTPSPISTWQFNFRYNLTEEMYAQESIDLLQHSGIQFKKHEEEGIEVNDFAELLMTSGIVLSEQVKWLSFHSGYDFGYLLKILTNTQMPAEEADFFDFLRIYFPNIYDVKYLMKSCKNLKGGLQEVAEQLEITRIGPQHQAGSDSLLTGAAFFKMREMFFEDNIDDAKYCGHLYGLGTSYVQNGSGYESLTSYQNHNSTPTVDDSNSSSTNS; this comes from the exons ATGCCGTCAGTAGCACAGACTGAGTATGGCATCAAGGATGTCTGGAACAGTAACCTGGAAGAAGAATTCAAAAAGATTCGCCATGTTATTCAGCGATATAGATTTGTTGCAATG GACACAGAATTTCCAGGAGTGGTGGCAAGACCTATAGGAGAATTTCGTAGTACAGCAGATTACCAATATCAACTTCTTAGATGTAATGTAGACTTACTAAAGATAATTCAAGTAGGCCTTACCTTCATGGATGAAAATGGTCAAACACCATCTCCCATTTCAACATGGCAGTTCAACTTTCGTTATAATCTTAC GGAGGAAATGTATGCCCAGGAATCCATTGACCTTCTACAACACTCAGGAATTCAGTTCAAGAAGCATGAAGAGGAAGGAATAGAAGTGAATGATTTTGCTGAGTTACTTATGACATCGGGAATAGTGCTAAGTGAGCAAGTCAAATGGCTGTCATTTCACAG tGGTTATGACTTTGGGTATCTACTGAAGATTTTAACAAACACACAAATGCCAGCAGAGGAAGCagatttctttgattttctgCGGATATATTTTCCAAACATCTATGATGTCAAGTACCTAATGAAGAgttgtaaaaatttgaaaggTGGATTACAAGAGGTTGCAGAACAACTAGAG ATCACTAGGATAGGCCCTCAGCACCAGGCTGGCAGTGATAGCTTGCTAACAGGAGCTGCCTTCTTCAAGATGAGAGAG ATGTTTTTTGAGGACAATATTGATGACGCCAAGTATTGTGGTCATCTTTATGGACTTGGTACTTCATATGTGCAGAACGGCTCAGGATACGAAAGTCTTACAAGTTATCAAAACCATAACTCTACACCCACTGTGGACGATTCTAATTCGTCATCAACAAACTCATAG